A region of Desulfatiglans anilini DSM 4660 DNA encodes the following proteins:
- a CDS encoding protein-disulfide reductase DsbD family protein, with the protein MKTDHTPSRKPGRPVQKSFLRLLLPAFFFIACAMSAPPSWGATASIEAIQPEKGFPAGGAYPLRFKVAISESWFIHGLEESEGMLATRLDFPGEDPVRISQICFPPPKKVRFPYLDQPIEVYDGGFTVSAALEVPGDAKPGRYRIEGVFFFQACSEATCRPPEEIRFPLEIEVLPPGAVAGGVEPRPADADAAAAKSGDGRWSGFWWTILGIFLGGLALNLTPCIYPLIPITVSYFGGKGGTLGGHPLLHGLFYIMGLAATNAALGAAASLSGGLLGAVLQSAWVLTGIALLLVLLALSFFGLWDLRLPPQLTRLAAKNYSGYFGTLFMGLTLGIVAAPCLGPFILGLLTIVGQKGDPVLGVLYFTALSIGMGLPLTILGIFSGALNRLPMSGDWMVWVRKLLGWVLIGMAAYMVFSLIPGSQARAALVAAILIAAGLHLGWIDRSGKGTGAFDIAKKALGLVGIAAALVYLYTGFQSRPGVPWVPYEPARLEEAASRRMPVILDFYADWCTPCRQMDATVFRDPEVVRLAEGFVPLKIDLTRRHPRQDELQRRYGLKGVPTIIFIGPDGNELEGLRIESYTDKAGVLERMKRALGPPP; encoded by the coding sequence AAGGCTTCCCGGCCGGCGGCGCCTATCCCCTGCGATTCAAGGTCGCCATCAGCGAGTCCTGGTTCATCCACGGACTGGAAGAATCGGAAGGGATGCTCGCCACCCGCCTGGACTTCCCGGGAGAGGATCCCGTCCGGATCTCCCAGATCTGCTTCCCGCCGCCGAAGAAGGTCCGCTTCCCGTACCTCGACCAACCGATCGAGGTGTATGACGGCGGCTTCACCGTGTCGGCCGCCCTCGAGGTGCCCGGTGATGCGAAGCCCGGTCGATACCGGATCGAAGGGGTCTTTTTCTTCCAGGCCTGTTCGGAGGCAACCTGCCGCCCGCCCGAGGAGATCCGCTTCCCTCTCGAGATCGAGGTCCTGCCGCCCGGCGCCGTTGCAGGCGGGGTGGAACCTCGGCCAGCCGATGCGGACGCCGCAGCCGCCAAATCCGGAGACGGACGGTGGAGCGGCTTCTGGTGGACCATCCTCGGCATCTTTCTGGGGGGCCTCGCCCTCAATCTGACCCCCTGCATCTATCCGCTGATCCCCATCACGGTCTCCTACTTCGGGGGAAAAGGCGGCACCCTGGGAGGGCATCCGCTTCTGCACGGCCTCTTCTACATCATGGGGCTCGCCGCCACCAACGCCGCCCTCGGAGCCGCCGCCAGCCTGTCCGGGGGGCTCCTCGGCGCCGTCCTGCAGAGCGCCTGGGTCCTCACCGGGATCGCCCTGCTGCTGGTCCTCCTCGCCCTGAGCTTCTTCGGGCTCTGGGACCTGCGGCTGCCCCCTCAGCTCACCCGCCTGGCCGCAAAGAACTACAGCGGTTATTTCGGCACGCTCTTCATGGGCCTGACGCTCGGCATCGTGGCCGCACCGTGCCTCGGGCCGTTCATCCTCGGGCTTCTCACGATCGTCGGGCAAAAGGGCGATCCCGTCCTCGGGGTCCTGTATTTCACCGCCCTCAGCATCGGCATGGGGCTGCCGTTGACGATCCTCGGAATCTTTTCCGGCGCACTGAACCGTCTGCCCATGTCAGGGGACTGGATGGTCTGGGTGCGCAAACTGCTCGGCTGGGTGCTGATCGGGATGGCCGCCTACATGGTCTTTTCGCTGATCCCGGGCAGCCAGGCCAGAGCCGCGCTCGTCGCCGCCATCCTCATCGCGGCTGGGCTGCACCTCGGGTGGATCGACCGCAGCGGCAAAGGGACCGGGGCCTTCGACATCGCCAAGAAGGCCCTCGGCCTGGTCGGCATCGCCGCCGCCCTCGTCTATCTTTACACCGGATTCCAGTCCCGCCCCGGCGTCCCGTGGGTCCCCTACGAGCCCGCCAGGCTCGAAGAGGCTGCATCCAGGCGCATGCCGGTGATCCTCGACTTCTATGCCGACTGGTGCACCCCCTGCCGCCAGATGGACGCAACGGTCTTCAGGGATCCGGAGGTCGTCCGCCTGGCGGAGGGATTCGTTCCGCTGAAGATCGACCTGACCAGACGCCACCCCCGGCAGGACGAACTGCAGCGGCGCTACGGCCTCAAAGGGGTTCCGACCATCATCTTCATCGGCCCGGACGGGAATGAATTGGAGGGGTTGAGGATCGAATCCTACACGGACAAGGCGGGAGTGCTGGAACGGATGAAAAGGGCCCTTGGACCGCCCCCTTGA
- a CDS encoding alpha/beta fold hydrolase: MEKREAGTDGNHSPYTVLTRAGVGFEAGSNRFFPDRPTLLMVHGAGGRGAHWLNQTGPLGRTLNTVAVDLPGHGGTAGPSHDEIGGYAAWLEEVVAPAFEAGVVLMGHSMGGAVALEAALRGAMNIQALILVGTGARLRVAPDFLKGLRGRFEETIEAIIGYAYAPGAPEELLKEGARMMKDSGMSVVSGDFEACSRFDCRERAGRIACPALVLCGETDRLTPPKLSEELGRLLQRASVQFIPRAGHMVMVESPTILNRAVQAFIEGL; this comes from the coding sequence GTGGAAAAAAGGGAAGCAGGAACCGATGGGAATCATTCGCCTTACACCGTCCTCACGCGGGCGGGCGTGGGCTTCGAAGCGGGATCGAACCGGTTCTTCCCGGACCGGCCGACCCTTCTGATGGTGCACGGCGCTGGCGGGCGGGGCGCGCACTGGCTCAATCAGACCGGTCCGCTCGGGCGGACCCTGAACACGGTCGCGGTGGATCTGCCGGGGCACGGCGGCACCGCGGGCCCGTCGCATGACGAGATCGGCGGCTATGCCGCATGGCTCGAGGAGGTAGTCGCCCCCGCCTTCGAGGCCGGCGTCGTCCTGATGGGGCATTCCATGGGTGGGGCCGTCGCGCTCGAGGCGGCCCTGCGGGGGGCCATGAACATCCAGGCCTTGATCCTGGTCGGGACCGGGGCCCGGCTGCGCGTCGCGCCCGATTTTCTGAAGGGCCTGAGGGGCCGTTTTGAGGAAACGATCGAGGCCATCATAGGCTATGCCTATGCGCCGGGGGCCCCCGAGGAACTGCTGAAAGAAGGGGCGCGCATGATGAAGGATTCGGGGATGTCCGTGGTGTCCGGCGATTTCGAGGCCTGCAGCCGGTTCGACTGCCGGGAGAGAGCAGGCCGCATCGCCTGCCCGGCCCTTGTCCTTTGCGGGGAGACGGACCGCTTGACGCCTCCGAAGCTGTCGGAAGAACTGGGAAGGCTCCTGCAGCGCGCCTCGGTCCAGTTCATCCCGCGGGCGGGGCACATGGTGATGGTGGAGTCGCCCACGATCCTCAATCGAGCGGTGCAGGCCTTCATCGAAGGCCTCTGA
- a CDS encoding class I adenylate-forming enzyme family protein, producing the protein MIESMNIAWWVQRWSELHPRKTAVFFEGASVSYAELHERVSQCGCWLQSVGIEKGDRVAVMLHNGLEFLELYLACARLGAIFVPLNFRFTVHELRYLLANARPRLFVFGKRAAAKIGIEDLARSRPPMLLACVAAEGAPAGCLDYLKERAEFKGCRPFLTRSLAPADPEEPQVIMYTSGTTGRPKGAVLSFRKTFFNCLNADIFFKLHFDDVMLVILPMFHSGGLFIQASPTLYKGATMVIHPRFDPLKTYADIAAYRVTKFLGVPTVYRALLKVGPKPEHQLSSLRVCAVGGEKVTPELLAACKEAGFWARQIMGQTETSILLWASEEDSLRKPGTVGRPVFHAEVALFDREGREAAPGQIGEIVVRGSVMMKEYWQDPVQTEATIRNGWLHTGDLAYQDEDGYFYLVDRARDMYISGGENVYPAEIERELRAHPKVEDVAVMGVPDAEWGEAGHACIVLRAGQSLTEEEVLSYLDGRLARYKIPKRVMFFEEFPRTSLGKVRKAVLMERFLRKGAAGRS; encoded by the coding sequence ATGATTGAATCGATGAATATCGCCTGGTGGGTGCAGCGCTGGAGCGAGTTGCATCCCAGGAAGACCGCCGTGTTCTTCGAAGGGGCCTCCGTCAGCTATGCGGAGCTCCACGAGAGGGTGAGCCAGTGCGGGTGCTGGCTGCAGTCCGTGGGGATCGAGAAGGGCGACCGGGTCGCGGTGATGCTTCACAACGGCCTCGAGTTTCTCGAGCTCTATCTGGCGTGCGCGCGCCTGGGCGCCATCTTCGTGCCTCTCAATTTCAGGTTTACGGTTCATGAGCTGCGCTACCTGCTGGCCAACGCCAGGCCTCGGCTGTTCGTCTTCGGCAAGCGGGCCGCGGCGAAGATCGGCATCGAGGACCTCGCCCGCTCACGCCCTCCCATGCTGCTCGCCTGTGTAGCGGCCGAGGGGGCGCCGGCCGGCTGCCTCGACTACCTCAAGGAGCGGGCGGAGTTCAAAGGGTGCCGCCCCTTCCTGACTCGATCCCTCGCGCCGGCCGATCCGGAAGAGCCCCAGGTGATTATGTACACCTCCGGCACGACGGGCCGGCCGAAAGGCGCCGTGCTCTCCTTCCGCAAGACCTTTTTCAACTGCCTCAATGCGGATATCTTTTTCAAGCTCCATTTCGACGACGTCATGCTCGTCATCCTGCCCATGTTCCACTCCGGGGGCCTTTTCATCCAGGCATCGCCGACCCTCTACAAGGGGGCGACCATGGTGATCCATCCACGCTTCGATCCCCTCAAGACCTACGCGGATATCGCCGCTTACCGCGTGACCAAGTTTCTCGGGGTCCCGACGGTGTACCGCGCCCTTTTGAAGGTCGGTCCGAAACCGGAGCATCAGCTGTCCTCCCTCCGGGTCTGCGCCGTCGGCGGGGAGAAGGTGACCCCGGAGCTCCTGGCCGCCTGCAAGGAAGCGGGATTCTGGGCGCGGCAGATCATGGGGCAGACCGAGACGTCGATCCTCTTGTGGGCCTCCGAGGAGGATTCCCTCCGGAAGCCGGGGACGGTCGGGCGCCCGGTCTTCCATGCCGAGGTGGCGCTGTTCGACCGCGAGGGGAGGGAGGCCGCCCCGGGCCAGATCGGGGAGATCGTCGTGCGGGGCTCCGTCATGATGAAGGAGTACTGGCAGGACCCGGTTCAGACCGAGGCGACCATCCGCAACGGGTGGCTGCACACGGGGGATCTGGCCTACCAGGACGAGGACGGCTATTTCTATCTGGTGGACCGCGCCAGGGACATGTACATCTCCGGCGGCGAGAATGTCTACCCCGCCGAGATCGAACGGGAACTGCGGGCGCACCCCAAGGTCGAAGACGTCGCTGTGATGGGGGTTCCCGATGCGGAGTGGGGCGAGGCGGGCCATGCCTGCATCGTCCTGCGCGCGGGCCAAAGCCTGACGGAGGAGGAGGTGCTGTCCTACCTCGATGGAAGACTGGCCCGTTACAAGATCCCGAAGCGGGTTATGTTTTTCGAAGAGTTTCCCCGCACATCGCTCGGGAAGGTCCGGAAGGCCGTTCTGATGGAGCGTTTTCTGCGGAAAGGTGCGGCTGGGAGGAGCTGA
- a CDS encoding beta-ketoacyl-ACP synthase III: MGNIRILGTGSYVPPKVLTNFDLQAMGLDTTDEWIVKRTGVSERRIADPDVATSDLAYQASLRALEMAGLTAQDLDLIIVGTITPDTCCPSAANWLQAHLDAPQAASFDVTAACSGFIFGLNVAEQYLKNGVYRTILVVGAEVMSRTLNWKDRSTCILWGDGAGAAVLTAGDAGPEILSTHIHTDGANGRDLLMPGGGSKTTPISHESVDKGLHTLNMIEANASFRVAVRHFIESIREALDFNGLRVEDVSWFIPHQANLRMFQSIAKFLDVPMEQFYVTLNKYGNISSASCAIAFDEAVRDGSIRDGDLVCLPVFGGGLTWGSALVRWASV; encoded by the coding sequence ATGGGAAACATACGGATTCTCGGGACCGGGTCCTACGTCCCGCCCAAGGTGTTGACGAATTTCGACCTCCAGGCCATGGGCCTGGATACGACCGATGAGTGGATCGTCAAACGAACCGGAGTCAGCGAGCGGAGGATCGCCGATCCTGATGTTGCGACGTCCGATCTCGCCTATCAGGCCTCTCTCCGCGCCCTCGAGATGGCGGGGTTGACCGCCCAGGACCTGGACCTCATCATCGTGGGGACGATCACCCCGGACACCTGCTGCCCTTCGGCCGCCAACTGGCTGCAGGCCCATCTGGACGCCCCTCAGGCGGCCTCCTTCGATGTGACCGCCGCGTGTTCGGGCTTTATCTTCGGTCTGAACGTGGCCGAGCAGTACCTCAAGAACGGGGTCTACCGGACGATCCTGGTCGTCGGGGCCGAGGTGATGAGCCGAACGCTCAACTGGAAGGACCGTTCGACCTGCATCCTCTGGGGCGACGGTGCGGGCGCGGCTGTCCTGACGGCCGGGGATGCCGGGCCGGAGATCCTCTCGACGCATATCCACACGGATGGGGCCAACGGCCGCGACCTGCTCATGCCGGGCGGGGGGTCCAAAACGACGCCCATCTCGCATGAAAGCGTCGACAAAGGGCTCCACACGCTCAATATGATCGAGGCCAATGCCAGTTTCCGCGTGGCGGTGCGCCACTTCATCGAGTCGATCCGGGAGGCCCTCGATTTCAATGGGTTGCGTGTGGAGGATGTCTCGTGGTTCATCCCTCATCAGGCCAACCTGCGGATGTTTCAATCCATCGCGAAATTTTTGGATGTTCCGATGGAACAATTTTACGTAACACTCAATAAATACGGGAATATTTCTTCGGCATCCTGTGCCATTGCCTTCGACGAGGCGGTGCGGGACGGCAGCATCAGGGATGGAGACCTGGTGTGCCTGCCGGTCTTCGGAGGCGGATTGACCTGGGGGAGCGCCCTCGTCAGGTGGGCGTCCGTCTGA
- the ppsA gene encoding phosphoenolpyruvate synthase — protein sequence MAKDNEKKFILWFNEIGIRDVPLVGGKNASLGEMYQKLHSRGIQVPNGFAITAYAYRYFLKYAGIEDEIKKILKNLDTSNIEGLMRKGREVRETIVHAEFPPDLTQAIYTNYDKLAEEFALQGQDAVDVAIRSSATAEDLPDASFAGQQDTYLNIRGRMSVLDACRKCFASLFTNRAISYRHDKGFGQFDVSLSIAVQKMVRSDSAYSGVIFSIDTETGFKDAVFITAAYGLGENVVQGVVNPDEYYVFKPTLKQGKRAIVSRKVGDRDIKMAYSMEDDATVKNVPITLPERHRYVLTDDEILQLAEWACIIEEHYSKESGYFKPMDIEWAKDGDGVNVGTGKLFIVQARPETIHSRKDLKTYENYYLVQEGDLLVSGTAVGTKVGQGEANVIHSTIDMGKFKKGQVLVTSMTDPDWEPIMKIAAAIVTNKGGRTCHAAIVSRELGIPCVIGTGKGDEVIKPGMEVTVSCCEGETGNVYKGLLKYEVEKIDLEDVPKTRTRVMMNVGMPEKAFAQGMIPNDGVGLAREEFIINSHIGIHPLALLDYAELKDRAQSDQKIAGVVYKIDQITSVYDDKRLFFIDKLAEGVSRIAAGFYPNDVIVRLSDFKTNEYENLLGGYLYEPQESNPMIGWRGASRYYDKNFMRAFELECLALHKARSEVGLNNIKVMVPFCRTPEEGRRVVDLMKQFGLTQGEDGLEIYVMCEIPSNVICADQFADIFDGFSIGSNDLTQLTLGLDRDSSLVSHLYDERNDAVKRLIAQVIKTAKEKKRKIGICGQAPSDFPEFAEFLVECGIDSMSLIPDTVIRTRLLVAKKEKALGIKVEN from the coding sequence ATGGCAAAAGATAATGAGAAGAAGTTTATACTCTGGTTCAACGAGATCGGCATACGGGACGTCCCCCTCGTCGGGGGCAAGAATGCCTCGCTCGGAGAAATGTACCAGAAACTGCACAGCCGGGGGATCCAGGTCCCGAACGGTTTCGCCATCACGGCTTATGCCTATCGTTATTTCCTGAAGTACGCCGGCATCGAGGATGAGATCAAGAAGATCCTCAAGAACCTGGATACGAGCAATATCGAAGGCCTCATGCGCAAGGGCCGGGAGGTCCGCGAGACCATCGTACACGCCGAGTTCCCCCCCGATCTCACCCAGGCGATCTACACGAACTACGACAAACTGGCCGAGGAGTTCGCACTGCAGGGGCAGGATGCGGTCGATGTGGCCATCCGGTCCTCGGCGACGGCGGAAGACCTGCCGGACGCCTCTTTCGCCGGCCAGCAGGACACTTATCTCAATATCCGCGGGAGGATGAGCGTCCTCGATGCCTGCCGCAAGTGCTTTGCCAGCCTCTTCACCAACCGGGCGATCAGCTACCGCCACGACAAGGGCTTCGGACAGTTCGACGTCTCGCTTTCCATCGCGGTCCAGAAGATGGTCCGGAGCGATTCAGCCTATTCCGGCGTCATTTTTTCGATCGACACGGAGACGGGGTTCAAGGACGCGGTCTTCATCACGGCCGCCTACGGCCTGGGTGAAAACGTGGTCCAGGGCGTGGTCAACCCCGATGAGTACTATGTGTTCAAACCGACGCTGAAGCAGGGCAAGCGCGCCATCGTCAGCCGGAAGGTGGGGGACCGCGACATCAAGATGGCCTACTCGATGGAGGACGACGCCACGGTCAAGAACGTGCCGATCACGCTGCCCGAGCGGCACCGCTACGTCCTCACCGACGACGAGATCCTGCAGCTGGCGGAATGGGCCTGCATCATCGAGGAGCACTATTCCAAGGAGTCGGGCTACTTCAAGCCGATGGACATCGAGTGGGCCAAGGACGGCGACGGCGTCAACGTAGGGACCGGAAAGCTCTTCATCGTGCAGGCGCGTCCTGAAACCATCCACAGCCGCAAGGACCTGAAGACCTACGAAAACTACTATCTGGTCCAGGAGGGCGACCTGCTGGTCAGCGGAACGGCGGTGGGGACCAAGGTCGGCCAGGGGGAGGCCAACGTCATCCACTCGACGATCGATATGGGCAAATTCAAAAAGGGCCAGGTCCTGGTGACGAGCATGACGGACCCGGACTGGGAGCCGATCATGAAGATCGCCGCGGCGATCGTGACCAACAAGGGCGGGCGGACGTGCCACGCCGCGATCGTCTCCCGGGAGCTTGGCATCCCCTGTGTGATCGGTACCGGAAAGGGCGATGAAGTGATCAAGCCGGGCATGGAGGTGACCGTCTCCTGCTGCGAAGGCGAGACCGGCAATGTGTACAAGGGGCTCCTCAAATACGAGGTGGAAAAGATCGACCTCGAAGACGTCCCCAAGACCAGGACCAGGGTGATGATGAACGTCGGCATGCCCGAGAAGGCCTTCGCCCAGGGGATGATCCCGAACGACGGGGTCGGGCTGGCGCGCGAGGAATTCATCATCAACTCGCACATCGGGATCCATCCGCTGGCCCTCCTGGACTATGCGGAGCTGAAGGACCGGGCCCAGTCGGACCAGAAGATCGCGGGGGTGGTTTACAAGATCGACCAGATCACCTCGGTTTACGACGACAAGCGTCTGTTCTTCATCGACAAGCTGGCCGAGGGCGTGAGCCGCATCGCCGCCGGCTTCTATCCGAACGATGTCATTGTAAGACTCTCCGATTTCAAGACGAACGAGTATGAGAATCTGCTGGGCGGCTACCTCTACGAACCGCAGGAAAGCAACCCCATGATCGGCTGGCGCGGGGCCTCGCGCTACTACGACAAGAACTTCATGCGGGCCTTCGAGCTGGAGTGCCTGGCGCTGCACAAGGCGCGCAGCGAGGTCGGGCTGAACAACATCAAGGTCATGGTGCCCTTCTGCCGTACGCCGGAGGAGGGCCGGCGGGTGGTCGACCTGATGAAGCAGTTCGGGCTGACGCAGGGGGAGGACGGCCTCGAGATCTATGTCATGTGCGAGATCCCGAGCAATGTGATCTGCGCGGATCAGTTCGCGGATATCTTCGACGGCTTCTCCATCGGTTCCAACGATCTCACCCAACTGACCCTCGGCCTCGACCGCGACTCGTCGCTGGTTTCGCACCTTTATGACGAGCGCAACGATGCCGTCAAGCGTCTGATTGCCCAGGTCATCAAGACGGCCAAGGAAAAAAAGCGGAAGATCGGGATCTGCGGGCAGGCGCCGAGCGATTTTCCTGAATTCGCGGAGTTCCTGGTGGAATGCGGGATCGATTCCATGAGCCTCATACCGGACACCGTGATACGGACGAGGCTGCTGGTCGCGAAAAAGGAAAAGGCCCTTGGGATCAAGGTGGAGAACTGA
- a CDS encoding cysteine desulfurase family protein encodes MHCAQHQPIYLDHNATTPIAPEVREAMLPFLGEAFGNPSSGYPLGRRAKDALEEARADVARLLGCKPQEIVFTSGGSEANNMALKGRVDFRRPGAFHLVTTAVEHPAILNPALYLGELGATLTVLPVDGRGRVDPDAVRRALTPGTGLISVMLANNETGTLQPVAEIAAIAAEHGVPLHTDAAQAVGKIPVDVDALGVALLSVAGHKLYAPKGVGALYIREGLEITPLIHGAGQESGRRAGTENVLLAVGLGAACRLAAETLTAERRRVERLRDTLQERLFAGIDGLVLNGDPSERLPNTLNVSVPGLQGGRILEALPNIMASTGAACHDRSVALSHVLSAMGIEPATGMGALRLSLGRSNTLDQIIEAAGLIIDQVKRMDHERL; translated from the coding sequence ATGCATTGCGCACAACACCAACCCATTTACCTGGACCACAACGCCACGACACCCATCGCCCCCGAGGTGCGTGAAGCCATGCTCCCTTTTCTCGGGGAGGCGTTCGGCAACCCCTCGAGCGGCTATCCGCTCGGCCGGCGGGCCAAGGATGCCCTGGAAGAGGCGCGGGCCGACGTCGCCCGCCTTCTCGGCTGCAAGCCGCAGGAGATCGTCTTCACCTCCGGCGGCAGCGAGGCGAACAACATGGCCCTCAAAGGCCGCGTGGACTTCCGCCGTCCGGGGGCCTTTCACCTCGTGACGACGGCCGTCGAGCACCCGGCGATCCTCAACCCCGCGCTCTACCTCGGCGAACTCGGTGCAACCCTCACCGTTTTGCCGGTCGACGGCCGCGGACGGGTCGATCCGGACGCGGTCCGGCGCGCCCTCACGCCCGGCACCGGGTTGATCAGCGTCATGCTGGCCAACAACGAGACCGGAACGCTCCAACCGGTCGCCGAGATCGCGGCGATCGCGGCGGAGCACGGGGTCCCGCTCCACACCGACGCCGCGCAGGCGGTGGGAAAGATCCCCGTCGACGTCGATGCCCTCGGCGTCGCGCTCCTGAGCGTCGCGGGGCACAAACTCTACGCCCCCAAAGGCGTGGGGGCCCTCTACATCCGGGAAGGCCTCGAAATCACGCCCCTCATCCACGGCGCGGGGCAGGAGTCCGGCCGGCGCGCCGGCACGGAAAACGTCCTCCTCGCCGTGGGGCTGGGCGCGGCCTGCCGGCTGGCGGCCGAGACCCTCACGGCCGAGCGCCGCAGGGTCGAACGGCTCAGGGACACGCTGCAGGAACGCCTCTTCGCCGGCATCGACGGGCTCGTCCTGAACGGCGACCCCTCCGAGCGTCTTCCGAACACCCTCAACGTCTCGGTGCCCGGTCTGCAGGGCGGAAGGATCCTCGAAGCCCTCCCGAACATCATGGCCAGCACCGGGGCCGCCTGCCACGACCGCAGCGTAGCCCTCTCCCATGTCCTTTCCGCGATGGGCATCGAGCCTGCCACGGGCATGGGCGCCCTGCGTCTGTCGCTCGGCAGGTCCAACACGCTGGATCAAATCATCGAGGCCGCCGGCCTCATCATCGACCAGGTTAAAAGGATGGATCATGAACGACTTTGA
- a CDS encoding cysteine hydrolase family protein, translating into MNDFEADKPALLIIDMVKDNFIEERHLPITPLAKAIIPPINTLSAAFREAGWPVVFATDAFHAEDFIFKGRMSPHSLAGTEGAEVVDELDRRPEDYWLPKPRFSAFFKTGLEHWLRERGVTVCAVGGIATNFCVLTTVMDALCHDFKAVLLEDCAAAASAETHRQTLDLYRRNPLHPLFQVMRAPALLEALKPS; encoded by the coding sequence ATGAACGACTTTGAAGCGGACAAGCCCGCCCTGCTGATCATCGATATGGTCAAGGACAACTTCATCGAAGAGAGGCATCTGCCCATCACGCCTCTGGCAAAGGCCATCATCCCTCCCATCAACACCCTGAGCGCCGCCTTCCGGGAGGCCGGTTGGCCGGTGGTCTTCGCAACCGACGCCTTCCACGCGGAGGATTTCATCTTCAAGGGGCGTATGAGCCCGCACTCGCTGGCGGGCACCGAAGGCGCCGAGGTCGTAGACGAACTGGACCGCCGCCCGGAGGATTACTGGCTGCCGAAACCCCGTTTTTCAGCCTTCTTCAAGACAGGACTCGAACACTGGCTGAGGGAAAGGGGCGTCACCGTGTGCGCCGTAGGAGGCATCGCCACCAACTTCTGCGTCCTCACGACCGTCATGGACGCCCTGTGCCACGACTTCAAGGCCGTCCTGCTCGAGGACTGCGCGGCGGCGGCCTCCGCGGAAACGCACCGGCAGACGCTCGACCTCTACCGCCGCAACCCCCTTCACCCGCTTTTCCAGGTCATGCGCGCACCCGCTCTGCTGGAAGCGCTCAAACCGTCGTGA
- a CDS encoding adenylate/guanylate cyclase domain-containing protein, translating to MNRKPPSAPPESDPMAAFYEGLEDLAIQQARRLINLSIYSKALLSMLPVALIATDRDGLVRMSNKAAQDILGFQEEELTGKPAAEIFGPESEVGRRLLRALEDAEPAHLASRSLKLPSGKTLVGNLYLQPFRDEENALRGLLVTVEDLSYVHFLHDAFKRYVPPSVSEMIARNPQELRLGGEEKNLSVLFADIEDFTRYSESHTPNEMVTLLSEYFTVMTDEVFAFEGTLKEYVGDELMAIFGAPVEQSDHPSRACRAALAMQAALGDLRRRWRAAGRPAIRARIGVNTGPMLVGNLGSPYRFSYGVLGDQVNLASRLEGLCAVYGTPILIGERTAQAAGAAFRLREIDWVRVKGRVQSVRIYELLGEADGPRPAPAREAALAFYAEALEAYRKRSWVRALHGFEQAAAADPKDGPSRVMAGRCKHFLDAPPPEDWEGVFEHTRK from the coding sequence ATGAACCGGAAGCCCCCTTCCGCACCACCCGAGAGCGACCCGATGGCGGCCTTTTACGAAGGCCTGGAAGACCTCGCCATCCAGCAGGCGCGGCGGCTGATCAACCTGTCGATCTACAGCAAGGCGCTTCTGTCCATGCTGCCCGTGGCGCTGATCGCCACCGACAGGGACGGCCTCGTCCGGATGAGCAACAAGGCCGCCCAGGATATCCTGGGATTCCAGGAGGAGGAACTCACCGGCAAACCGGCGGCGGAGATCTTCGGGCCCGAAAGCGAGGTCGGGCGCAGGCTCCTGCGGGCTCTGGAAGACGCCGAGCCCGCCCACCTGGCCTCGCGCAGCCTGAAACTGCCCTCCGGCAAGACCCTGGTGGGAAATCTGTATCTGCAGCCCTTCAGGGATGAGGAAAACGCCCTGCGCGGCCTGCTGGTGACCGTCGAAGACCTCTCCTATGTGCACTTCCTCCACGACGCCTTCAAGCGCTACGTGCCGCCCTCGGTCTCGGAGATGATCGCCCGCAACCCGCAGGAGCTGCGGCTCGGGGGTGAAGAGAAGAACCTCTCGGTCCTTTTCGCGGACATAGAAGATTTCACCCGCTACAGCGAATCACACACCCCGAACGAGATGGTAACGCTGCTGAGCGAGTATTTCACGGTCATGACCGACGAGGTTTTCGCCTTTGAAGGTACGTTGAAGGAATACGTGGGGGACGAACTGATGGCGATCTTCGGGGCGCCGGTCGAGCAGTCCGATCATCCATCGAGGGCCTGCCGCGCGGCCCTCGCCATGCAGGCGGCCCTCGGCGACCTGCGGCGGCGCTGGCGAGCCGCGGGTCGACCGGCCATCCGGGCCCGCATCGGCGTCAACACGGGTCCAATGCTGGTCGGGAATCTCGGATCGCCCTACCGCTTCTCCTACGGCGTCCTGGGGGACCAGGTCAACCTGGCCTCCCGGCTCGAAGGCCTTTGCGCCGTCTACGGAACGCCCATCCTGATCGGAGAGCGGACGGCGCAGGCGGCCGGGGCCGCCTTCCGCCTGCGCGAGATCGACTGGGTCCGGGTCAAGGGCCGCGTCCAGTCGGTGCGCATCTACGAGCTTCTGGGGGAAGCGGACGGCCCCCGGCCAGCACCCGCGCGCGAGGCGGCGCTGGCCTTTTACGCCGAAGCCCTCGAGGCCTACCGAAAGCGCAGCTGGGTCCGTGCCCTCCACGGCTTCGAGCAGGCCGCCGCAGCGGATCCAAAAGACGGCCCTTCCCGCGTCATGGCCGGGCGCTGCAAACACTTCCTCGACGCGCCGCCGCCTGAGGACTGGGAAGGCGTCTTCGAGCACACCCGGAAATGA